CACTTGAGGTTGTTCAGTTAGTTTGGCTTAGTGCGTAATTTCAGTCATAACGTCAACCAAACCTCCTGTGGAGacctcccccttttttaaaacatttggaAGAACCTCCCCTCAATTCAGAAGGCTTTTCTATATATAAAGTGCACGGCTACTCACAGAAATAATATAGCAATGTACAAATGTACTGTATTCACTCAATTCCATCAAGTTTTACACTCTCCATGCCATGCAGAACATTTCCAGTGATAAACTTACATACTTGGACTTTGGCTTTTGAATGGGATTCATTATTTAGTATTGTGAACCCCAGTGGCTAGTTTTAATTCCATGCCTTTAAGTGAACAAGGCAGAGATTTCTGTAACTGAGGCAGGGCTTTGAATTACAATCCAGCATGTGATTAGATGGAGCCAGTGCCAGCTGTAAAGTTAACCACTTTACTGCCTTAGACAACAACCTCACGCTGGTCACCTTAACTTATGATAAAATCAAGAGTTATCAGCGAGCGATTAGGCCCGGTAGGTTTTTGATGGCGTCATCGACGGGAGTTGAAAATCATAATGCACTGGATTCTGCCATCGTGGTTTTTACATTCCCACATATCCGTCCCCCTCCCAAACGTCTTACGGCCAAGGCTTGGCCTTACCACGGTCACTCTCTCGTCTCTGTTTCAGGTCACCCATTCATTATGACCGTCGGCTGCGTTGCTGGAGATGAGGAGACATATGATGTGTTCAAGGACCTTCTAGACCCTGTAATTGAAGACCGCCATGGTGGATACAagcccacagacaaacacaagacTGACCTGAACCCAGAAAACCTTCAGGTATACCCTCACTCTACGCTTAAACCAACCCTGTTCATTACAGCATTGCATTAGGTCCTCTTGTTTGAATAGAACTACAAGATTCCTGTGCTTTACCCCTGATGTTTTCCAATAGGGTGGAGATGACCTTGACCCCAACTACGTTCTGAGCTCCAGAGTGCGAACTGGCAGGAGCATCCGCGGCTTCTGTCTACCACCTCACTGCAGCCGCGGGGAGAGACGTGCCATTGAGAACCTGTCTATtgagagtaaataaataataaataactcAGACTGCCAGCACACTTAATCTGAATAACAATAAACGTTACCACATTGACAGACTTGCTTGTTTTGAATATCAAAGTAGTACAGGATGGAGGATGGAAGACTTAATGGTGTCTCTCTTGGCAAACactgaaatttaaataaaaacccTAAGAATTTGTTATGCAGCCATGAATAAGGATTGAGGCCATGTGGTGCTTTTGTGTCTCCAGGTTTGAATGTTCTGGATGGTGAATTTAAAGGGAAATATTATGCCTTGAAGAATATGACTGAGGAAGAGCAACAGCAGCTGATTGATGATCACTTCCTGTTTGACAAGCCTGTGTCCCCACTGCTGTTGGCATCTGGTATGGCTCGTGATTGGCCTGATGCCAGAGGGATCTGGTGAGGAAGAAAATGCCCCTTTTCCTCTTAAACATGGTCAGTTGTGATTGGGAGTGATGATAAAGATCAGTTTTAtcatgtggttttgtgttttcttttccacgTTAGGCATAATGACGACAAGACATTCCTAGTGTGGGTGAATGAGGAGGATCACCTCCGTGTTATCTCCATGCAGAAAGGTGGCAATATGAGGGAAGTCTTCACTCGCTTCTGCACAGGCCTGACAAAGGTGTGTAGCACAGTCAATCCAGAGAGCTGTACTGAGTAGGTCATTCTCAGTTTACAGTTAGCTAAACAGCAAAGGCCATCAAAGcagtattcctttttttttttttttattaagtagTTTTGACTTGTAGCTAAATGGTGTCCAGCTAtctgagaaatcctgctttgcAGTAACCTACCCTTGGACTGAACACAttttcaaatctaaaatctccattttaaatgcattggAGAACTAGCAAGCAAAAGAGATGAGATTCTTGTATATAAGTGGATTAATTGgttttgtcccttttttttttctctctctttttctcagattGAGGCTTTGTTCAAAGAGAGGGGTCATGAATTCATGTGGAACGAGCACCTGGGTTATGTTCTCACCTGTCCCTCCAACCTGGGCACAGGGCTACGTGGTGGTGTCCATGTTAAACTGCCAAACGTCAGCAAACATGAGAAGTTTGGTGAGATCCTGAAGAGGCTGAGGCTCCAGAAGCGTGGAACAGGTAAAATGCACCGTGATTCACAAAATCAAACCCTCAAAATccaatgtgaatgtgtgttttagggcAGTTAAGGGAATTTGGCATCTTTTACCAGTTTTCCAAGGCTCTTCGCCATGGTTGTTGTATTGACTCGCCCTCTCTCTTCTAACTTGAACAGGTGGAGTAGACACCGCCGCGGTGGGTGGTGTGTTTGACATCTCTAATGCAGACCGCCTGGGCTTCTCCGAGGTGGAGCTGGTTCAGATGGTGGTAGATGGCGTGAAACTTCTTATCGAAATGGAGAAACGCCTGGAGGCCGGCGAGTCGATTGACGACCTCATGCCCGACCAGAAGTGAACTCTGTTCGCGACCTCCTCCCTGACTTAACTGACCACCTCCTCCCCCAGTATCCCTCCACCagacccctcccccacctcaaAAACCAATAATCTTAACTACATGAAAGGAATACACTCGGCCCAATCGTTAGTGGCACTAAAGGTAGACGAGTCTTCCATCAGTCTGATGAAGGATTTTGTATCTCAAACATCTTGCAGTGTTGAGGATGGATCTTAACATCTGAAATAAAGTCTCTTTGGCCCATGGAGTTACTTGTGGTGTCATTCCATTTTTAGTTGCACCACGTAATAACATTTTACGAGGAAATGATAATGAATATTCAAATGACTTTCACCAATCACCAGGTCAGTCTAATAAGTGGGTTCATACATGTATGCTGAATCTTTAATGACAAATGTACATCAAGTAGGTTCTTTGCATTTGAAAATACTCAAATGATGCTGATTTACGAGGCCTGTGACTTTtacacatttctttcatttgaccTTGCAGAGTGACCTTAAAGGTAAATTTTGTTGGCCTCAAATCTGGTCTTAACActcaaatgacacagaaatgatCAAACAGGACAGTCAGAAATGCTAGTGCTCTGTTCAATAGGAGGAGAGTGATGTTACTATCACCATCCTTTGGACAGCGTCTCACTGAAGGTATAGTCTTCAAACATACATGTTACGAAGGCAGATTTTAGTGTAACACAATTTCTTCAGGCTGGTGAAGCCCTAAAAATGGGTTCAGTCAGGAGAAGAAATGTTCCAGGTTCCAACAAGTTTGGGTTTTGTGTGGAGTGGTGCCCCCCTACCTTATTTGCATCACTGTGCAGCTATAAACTGTTACTTTCACCCTTTATCTCTAGTAAAATATGGGATAGTTGTTTGGAAACAGGTTTTACAAAAGTTTCTAATTGAGTTACAGTGAAAAGAGATACAACTGTACCAAAAATACAaagatttaaaacaacaaaaaatacaagcCACTGATTTAACACATGCACGCTTGGGAATTATATCCACAAATACACTTTTAGAACGATCACTTTtacaaaggaacagaaaaacCCGTTGAGATTGTAACAAAGGTCTTGAGGTGGGTTAGATATCAGTAGAGGACCACTCTGACATTCAGAAATGCTGTGCTGCCCTCCAGTGGTCATTCTTCAGACTGCTGAGCTAGGAAGTATAGCATTCACAAAGCCTGGGTCTTCCACTATAGTTTAAAAAGCAGGTCATCTTAAGACCGAGGAAAAACTGAATTATTATCCCTGGGCTTGTAAATAGCTACTATTTGTATCGTATCATGCAGTTAGCAAGTCCAGAGATACAAACGCATCATAAACCACAGCTAAGACATTGTAAAATGATACCCAATAAAGCTTGTTATGTGCATTTAGCTTTTATCCTGCATTTCCCTGTATTATTCTCAAATGGCTTACGATTTTACCACTCATCCTTTCAGCTgaatttataaaaagaaatgagGTCCATCTTGAGGTCAAAGTTATTACTGTGTGACAAACATCTACTTCCCGGGGAACAGCATGTACAAAATACATGAATTATTCATAGCAGTAAGTGGCTAATCAGAAAAATGTAGTAGACCTCCGCTGGTTTAATTCTCTACTCTTTCCACAGTGGAGAACGGGATAGTGGCTAAAACTCCATAGTGAAGCTAAACTGCCTGTATACTTGCATACACAATGTTGGGCCTAttatgaaacacaacacaaaacattgcACACTTATATGTATACCGATATATGTATGTGAACATTGCCTCTCAGCTACTTCCATATGGCTCCAGAGGCCTGTGTATCTTTAATCTTGCACATCACTGACATACCTGACGGAGCTCTGTTAGTGAGGTATGTCAATGTAAGACCATACCAGAAACAGTGGACACAACGAAAAAGACTGAAGAcgaagacaaacagaaaaaagaaggcAAGTGACACTGTATCATGCCGGGACATGTTCTTTTTATTGTGCACATTTAGAGAACAGGGTGTGTGACTCACTGTATCCTTACACCATACAGCAAATCACACCAGGGCAGTTTCTATCTTACAGCATTGAATCAAAGCTCTTCTCTCACTGTATGTACATGGTAAAACCACAGTAAAGCTCTTTGCTGCCTGAGAGGCAGGGTAAAAACGTCAGCTCGTCGGAATTATGACAGGTATGGGGAACTGAGCTCACCTGATGAGATGCAACATTAGAAGAAGCAGAACGTagtgtaaaatttaaaaaaaattgtaaatatgcttttttattttttaaaagacagaCCTTTTTTCATCTGCTAGTGTAAGACTTCAGTGGCATTTTCTTGTGTTAACCCAAGTGCTGTTTTTGCACCCACCTTGACCTGTTGACGCAGTGTTGTCTCAAATGCATCTGACAGTAGTGTTCACACTTGCCTTTTCTGAGTCACTATAAACTGGTCAGAGATACTAGTTTGGCTTCTGCTTTagacatgtttgtgtatttctctgtctctctcgctctccgtCCACAAGTTATTAGACATCATCTATTTTcatcactctttttctctctttcacacatgctaCATACACACCATATAACTCATAATACATTTGCCCCTGTAGAAAAAGCATACACATTaactcactcaaacactcaatatccattctacacacacacacaccaaacacacataccagtCCCAGTCCTCTCTTATAAGCATATCCTTTGAAGCAAACATATCGGGACTCTGTAATAAATTTATTCTACGCATACCATATATTTGTAATCTCACGCTTATGTCTGTTCTGAAATAGAGGTCAACCATCCTTCCATGAAGTGGCGTGCATGGACACTTCAGTGCCATCAAATTAATACTCCTggttcagccaatcagctgctTACCTCTACTCATGACAAGCTGAATCAAATGTGTCCTATTATGTCTGCAAtcacaacctacacacacaccagctccaAAGTAGAAAGGTTCTCTACCCCTGATCCAGAAACTTCCACACGTTCACTCATATTCCCTCAAATTTCCTCATTTGAGGATACAGCATGTGAGAAATCCCTTCCAGCGAATGCCacatacatattctctctctgttcttaattaatttatacatacataagaAGCTTAGAGGTTTGTGGACTGACTGTTCACAGCATCAGAAGTCCCTCTTTGATCGACAGCTCTGAAGGAAATGCACACACCAGCAAAACAGACTGAACCAGCCTGGAGCACAAGGTATATTTcctcaatacaaaacaaaaacaaaaaaacaaaaggaaaaaacagcaaaaccaaaTGAAGAAAATTGTTCAACTCTGAGCAGTTAGTGCTTTGATCTCTATGGAGAGGTGTGTGCTCCAGTTCTGCGCGTGACCCAGGGTAGAGATGAGGTCAGAGTGTTAGGGTGCAGGAGCAGGTAGACTCCAGGAGGTGGGGTGGTTTGGGTGGAAAGCTGATCTAGACACTCAGGGTTCCTTGATCTGcttctttttgtgtgtatgtatgtgtgtgtgtgtgtatgtgtgtgtgtgtgtgtgtgtgtgtgtgtgtgtgtgtgtgtgtgtatgtatgtgtgtgaaggagtgtgtggATTCGTGTTGATTGTTCCTCCAGTGAGGATTCAGGGTTTAGCAGCTTCAGTCCTCCAGAGGAGTTGTAACCCAAAGGGaaggagggcgggggggggggccagaAACCTCCCCCATCAAATAGCAGTCCAGTTGTTAACccaggagagaggcagagacagactgtgtgggCTACGCCAGGGACCTCTGCCTCGGCTTTATCCTGGGATACAGCtgcagatggacacacacagacagacccaacattttaacacaacTGCCCAACAGcctgcacacaacacaccaaaaacataccaaaaaaCGATTTATGTCTTAACCTATTACAATACATGatacacattacattacatcttATAGTTTCTTTCAGTCCATTCCTATATGGTCTAGCGGTGTGAACCATTTTATTGCCGCATGACAATGAcacattacatttctttaaGGATTATGATGTTCCTTTTGATCCAAATTGCAGATAAAATCATTGGAGCAAACAGAGTAAGAAGACTAATGTGATTGGTCGAGATTTAAAATACTCAGAGGAGTGGGTCACATGGGAACTGACTGAGGAATAAAGCAGTTATGTAACTATTGATGCTCAGGAACAGACTTGATAATAGATCAGTCGTGACAAAAGGAAGGCTGTGGATGGATATTGTGTATCACATATCATGCATCGTGTATCGAGTATTGAGTATCGCTGCTGGTGACTCACCCCGAGGAGGTTGCGTGGGACGTAACCTTCCTTGTCATTGAGTCTGGCCCACcaccactctgtctctgtgtcatctTTACGACGCAGGATGGTGATGGCATCGCCCTCTTGAAAAGACAACTCATCTGCACTCTGAGCTTCAAAATCccacaaagcaaacactgcaCCTTTGTTCATCACTCCCATTTTCTCCTGAACccctgcacagagagacagagagaaagagagaaaaactgagggTGTAaatccaaaacagaaaacaacacaaaggtCATCTAAAGTGGTCTGAAGGActagtcagacagacagaggtttgGCTCTCACCATATAGGAACTGAGAACACTGGATATatccctcctccatctcctcacaTTTGTCCGCCGCCGTTTCTACGTCACTGATGGTGGTGGCAAAGATGGCTGCCCCAGACTCCACCAGCAGCTTACACAGGTGAACACTGTTACAGGATGCAGCGCAATGCAACGGCGTCCtgcgcataaacacacacacacacacacacacacacacacaaagagtaatCAGCACAAACACCACCATCAATTTCactggttgtgttttttcttacaTCTTCTTAATGTAATGTTTTACCTCAGATTTATAGAAACATGCaaactaaatgtttttttccctcacagcTATAGTAAAATATtgatgactgaatgactgaaatatttcaaacgcTTTTCTCcggagacaaaacagaaagcatATGGGTTTATTCAGCAAGCTCTCTCCAAAGACTTTTAAATGCTTATTTAACAGTGAATGAAGCATGACTGAAATTCATTCCACCAAGCTGCGTGTTGGTATCCAAACAGGAGAGCTTGGACATAAAAATCTAAACTGTCCTCACCAGCCGTCACTGTCTGCAGCATTGACGTTGACACCGAAGTCGAGAAGGAACTTGACAATGTGGTGGTGTCCAGCACACACTGCGTTGTGTAGGGGAGTGATGCCCTCATCGTTGGGGGTGCTGGGGTTGTCCACCTGAACAGAGCAGTTACCACTTTGTTAAGAAACTACCCTATATATTTTTGCAAGCTCTTGTAACAGGATTATATAGAATGACTACTGGTGCTTTtgcatgtgtgagcgtgtgttgactgactggatatttttttttacctcatagATAATTCTCTGCACCAGGTCAAACTCTCCCTCCAATGAGGCATCCAGCAGGAGAGCCAGAGGGTTGAATTTGACCCGAAGTCCGTGACCCGTTCTCTCAGAGTTGGGCTTCTTCAGGTTTGTGCGCTTCTCCTGTCAGACAAGATGGCACATTAAAATTAGACACCTGAACATTCAATGCTACTGTACTGTGGAGGTTCGGTTATTCAGTTGATGGGTGGTGTGTCTAGGTATGTTAAGTTAAGTCTCcacaattgcacacacacactgtgaacagtgaatttgtctctgcatttaacccatccaacacaccagtagtgaacacacaacagacgcaggagcattagggttaagtgccttgctcaagggcacacagccatggatgttgggcctgggaatcaaaccggcaaccgtCTGGTCACCACGGCTGCCCACAGGCATGACAACCCACCGTTGGCTGAGAGGGTGATGTTcctgtctcctcaggtgtgcaGACCTCGTGCACAGGGCTGGGTAACGTGGCAGAGGATCCGGccgggttgttgttgttgttgtcatcctGCGATTGGTCGGATTCAGGAGGGGTCTCAGAATGAGGCTGTGGTGGCTGGTTATCGTTAGCGTCGCTTTGTGGAAGGGGGTCGGAGGCCGTTCCCTCGGCAACGGTGGTAGCAGAGGGCACGGAGGCCGTCTCGGAGGGTGGGTTTCCGTTGTCTGCATCAGCGAGTCCCTCGCCCGGTGCCAAGGTCGGCTGGTAGAATGGAGTACCCACTACTCCTTCACCCGTTCCCTCCATGCCCCCGGCCAGCGTGTTGAAGCGCTGGTAGAGAAGTTTCTGGATGTTGGGTCCGCTGGGTCCCTCCGGTTCCGTGATGGAGCTGCGTTTCTTGAGTGGCCGCGGCGCATTGGCAAGTTTCTTCCGCAGTGCCTCCAGATCGGCGTCGCTTTGGTAACGCATTGGCGAATGGACCATTGGGGTGAGTTTGGTGGGACTGAGAGGACGTGGGATGTGCTCCACGCTGGGCGGAGGGGCATCCGGAATACCAGACATCTGGATCTCTAGGTCTCCATCACCATCCACCCCGTCTCCTCCAGAGACCAGGAGTCCAGGGAAGGGCCCCATGTGAGGAGTGGGTAAAGGAGAGGGTGGCGTGGAGCTAGATGGTAATACTGGCTTACCATACACTAGTGGTAAGAATACTTAGTTAGCATATAGACATATAATATGACACgcaaagaaagcaaaacacatttaacgctatccaaaaaaaaaagtttttacaaaatataacTGTCcattttttgacatttgtaAAACTAAGAGAAACATCACATTTAAGATAAAAATGTCCATCCTTAGAGAAAGACCCAGTACATCTGCATAAATACCTTTAAATACATATCAAATTAGTATAAATTTATACCCAGGACAAATTTTAACTTCTAAAAAGAAATACTTCTCCTGTATAGTTTTCTACTCTAGTTGCCACTGACATTGTATCTAGCCCAGTGTGGTAAGAGGTTCTAACACTGGTGTGTTACCTGCTTTGACGGCAGGCTTGTTGCCCAGTGGGTAGTTCTTGGGTGCTGCCTGCTGTAGGTACATGTGGTAGATGGAGCTGGAGTTCATAGTGGGCGGGCCTTTCCGGGGAGACTGTGGCCGTGAACCCTTATCTGGGATGAAGGGGCGCACGGCCACAGCCAGAGGGGGATCGGGTCTCTCTCCAGGGGGGAAGAGAGGCGAGCTGGGTTGAAAGGTGGGACTGGGAGGCACGGAAATGCGTTGCTGGATTTGTTGGGAGGATGAGCCTGTGGAGGGAGGCACCCGTGGCCAGGCCGGGGGCTGGGTGGGAGGATTCGGGGGGTTGGTGGGTAGGGAAGGTACAGGTCGGAGTGGGACATCTTTACGGCGGTCCAGAGAGCTGGTGGAACCAGAGTTGGCTGAAGACAGGGTGCTGACGCTGGGATGGGAACTTGTGTGGGCACCGTATGGAGGAGGCTGGGGCTTAGAGAGAGGTGGACCTGAGCCTGTCTTAGAAGTGTCTTGAATCTACAAGGACAGATATGCAAAAGCATTTACCCCAATggacatacaaactcacacacacaaacagagtttgGTTTTAAGTAAGTAGTAGCACTGTAAGCAAACCCATGTCACAAACAACAGAGACCTAATATAGAATTCAAATAGATCCAGATTCAGGAAGCCAAGCCTGAAATGGTCTCTCTGAAACGACATTCAATTAACAAGTGCTAGAGGGACTGTCAAGCCGAGAGTTGGAacgagaggaggagtgtgtgtttgaatgtgtgagaTGCCGGTGGATGACCTTGTCTGCGGGAATGCTGGCAGAGGAGCCAGTCTTGATGAGCGTATCTGAACCAGGTTCCTTTAAATCCGGGGGCTTCAGAGAAGCACTGGGTTTGCCCATGGTTGGCCAGCCAGCATCATTAGCTAAAAGTGGagcgacagagaaagaaacacaattaCATGACATCCACACTGATTAGATGTGTTTCAGTAAGCCAGTACTCTGACCTGTGGTTAAATTAGTCAAGATGAGCCAGGATGAAGCCTATGCTTTCTACAATGGAAAATTTCATCtacagagagtcagaaagacTTTTTAGTATCTAAACTATAATGTAGTTTTTGTTTGAAGGAGGCTTGTGCCAGTAATTACAATGTCACCGACCTAAAACTGAAGGCCTCATTTGCTCTCAAAATTACAATGGAGAAAAATATGAAGCGCTGTAGAGCTTGAATCGGTGTTCAGAAATAGAAGATGTGGAAGAGTGGAAGACttgaagaaatgtaaaaaacaacCACTCTCTTTATGATGAAAAATGGAGAATGCACTTTGGCAAAAATTGGTTTCCGTGACTGTCAGTGTCATATTCACTACATCATTGGTAATATCTGCCCCTATGCAAAACTACCATCAGTCATTAATACAAAGCAACTACTTAAAACATCTTACACACTAAAGCTGTGAACTCACTATATATATTATGCTCGTGTTAAACGTGGCtatgttgaaaaaaagaaagtgacatGTTCCAGAGAAAAAGGCTGCAGACTAATGAAATATTGCGCAATGCTTTAACCCTTTTCCCCTTTCATTTCAAACTTCTGAACCCTTTCAACTACTATTTTACTACAGCACGGTCACACCTTATTCAAGTCAACGTCTGCTCTTTGATTATCAGTCGGGTAGACACTGGCGCTCAAGCAGAATGAGAATGTGCAATCAAATGGTCCTGTGGTGCTGAACTCAGAAGCAGAGCTGGGAAATAATcccctgactgactgactgatgatgatgatgacacacATGAGACACAAAACTATCAGCGACCAGATGACGCCAGagaattctctttctctcagcactCAGCCATTTTTACTGAGCATTTGACAGATGTGAAGTCAATTTTTGGTAACTGTTTTCAGATAGCATCTCAACACTGCAGAAGGATGCAGCGCTCAGCGGCGTATATACTGGCACACTGTTTCCTTCAAAGCCACCTCAAAAGAACTGGAGTGTGTTTCTGACAAATTTCACACATCAGGGCAGTGCTTTCCAAACCACAGTCCTGAAAGCCCACagtagtgtgcatgtgtgatctAACCCAGCAATACACTTAATTCAACCCAACATTTGATCAATAAGCCCTTGATGAATTATTGAATTTATATGACTACCAACGCATGGCTGACTTGTAACAGGAATAAATTCTGGCTAATATGTCCGTACCACAACGTAATTAAACAGAGATGTTCTTGTCAATGTTACTTTTTTCTGTGTAGTTTTTAACAGAGATTTAATTACTAATGCCATCCTTCAACAGACTGATGAACTTTgacaaaggaaaaaggaaaaaacaaaaaaaacatatgtttgtttttttctacacaGAACAGGCTATGTGGGGAAGTTGTTATATTGACTAGTCTATGCAGTGAGAGGGTGGTATGACATGAAACCAGTCTCAGATTTACTGATGTAACTGCTGCTGAGATGAATCTGGATGATGTACTGATTAAGGATTTGAAGGTTGAGAGAGCCCAGTGAACCTTATCAGCATagtttctccctcacacacaaatacacacacagacacacacatacactcttacACAGACAACATTAACGCCATTCCAGCATATTAATGCGGATGGATTCTCTTGCTCACaaagacacgcacgcacgcacgcatgccaACAGACAtccaaacagacacacccacacccacacccacacacacacacacacgcgcacgcacaggATCAGCACTATGCTGAAGAGCCTGTTGTCTCAGAGCTGAGCAGATCCAGTCTGGTCCAGAATCTGATGCTTGAGAGAGTGATCCAAC
This sequence is a window from Chanos chanos chromosome 4, fChaCha1.1, whole genome shotgun sequence. Protein-coding genes within it:
- the ckbb gene encoding creatine kinase, brain b isoform X1, with translation MPFGNTHNLLKMNYSAEQEYPDLTKHNNHMAKVLTPEMYAALRDKQTPSGFTLDDVIQTGVDNPGHPFIMTVGCVAGDEETYDVFKDLLDPVIEDRHGGYKPTDKHKTDLNPENLQVYPHSTLKPTLFITGGDDLDPNYVLSSRVRTGRSIRGFCLPPHCSRGERRAIENLSIESLNVLDGEFKGKYYALKNMTEEEQQQLIDDHFLFDKPVSPLLLASGMARDWPDARGIWHNDDKTFLVWVNEEDHLRVISMQKGGNMREVFTRFCTGLTKIEALFKERGHEFMWNEHLGYVLTCPSNLGTGLRGGVHVKLPNVSKHEKFGEILKRLRLQKRGTGGVDTAAVGGVFDISNADRLGFSEVELVQMVVDGVKLLIEMEKRLEAGESIDDLMPDQK
- the ckbb gene encoding creatine kinase, brain b isoform X2, with the translated sequence MPFGNTHNLLKMNYSAEQEYPDLTKHNNHMAKVLTPEMYAALRDKQTPSGFTLDDVIQTGVDNPGHPFIMTVGCVAGDEETYDVFKDLLDPVIEDRHGGYKPTDKHKTDLNPENLQGGDDLDPNYVLSSRVRTGRSIRGFCLPPHCSRGERRAIENLSIESLNVLDGEFKGKYYALKNMTEEEQQQLIDDHFLFDKPVSPLLLASGMARDWPDARGIWHNDDKTFLVWVNEEDHLRVISMQKGGNMREVFTRFCTGLTKIEALFKERGHEFMWNEHLGYVLTCPSNLGTGLRGGVHVKLPNVSKHEKFGEILKRLRLQKRGTGGVDTAAVGGVFDISNADRLGFSEVELVQMVVDGVKLLIEMEKRLEAGESIDDLMPDQK
- the ppp1r13bb gene encoding protein phosphatase 1, regulatory subunit 13Bb — translated: MKKFVTLVLRGLVSLSKDKTWGKEHAQSLKREARKGWAMILTVYLSDGEQALTEVPITPETTCRDVVEFCKEPGETGCHLAEVWRGNERAIPFDHMMYDHLQKWGPRKQEVKFFLRHEDSPAENSDQGSQQSQEQANRRSISSSDKHNENGVGNPRVELTLSELQEMATRQQQQIEAQQQILVAKEQRLRYLKQQERRQQQTASEAEKLQRLKERVESQEAKLKKIRAMRGQVDYSKVINGNLSAEIEHISGLFQEKQAELQAAMLRVDQLSQQLEDLRRGKLNGLQSLSGQVTGNAALELRKLYQELQIRNRLNQEQNSKLQQQKELLNKRNMEVTLMDKRISELRERLYKKKAELNRANGPPSPQPAPGSSGRVAAVGPYIQVPVPGRQDGGYGMPPEPLKPQSLGVNSTGNHARSKSDGVRKAPGPWKVSDLDIIVDPVPPSPPEPRPGHGAPASSCSTSGSDGASLWMSCNCVSFSVAPLLANDAGWPTMGKPSASLKPPDLKEPGSDTLIKTGSSASIPADKIQDTSKTGSGPPLSKPQPPPYGAHTSSHPSVSTLSSANSGSTSSLDRRKDVPLRPVPSLPTNPPNPPTQPPAWPRVPPSTGSSSQQIQQRISVPPSPTFQPSSPLFPPGERPDPPLAVAVRPFIPDKGSRPQSPRKGPPTMNSSSIYHMYLQQAAPKNYPLGNKPAVKAVYGKPVLPSSSTPPSPLPTPHMGPFPGLLVSGGDGVDGDGDLEIQMSGIPDAPPPSVEHIPRPLSPTKLTPMVHSPMRYQSDADLEALRKKLANAPRPLKKRSSITEPEGPSGPNIQKLLYQRFNTLAGGMEGTGEGVVGTPFYQPTLAPGEGLADADNGNPPSETASVPSATTVAEGTASDPLPQSDANDNQPPQPHSETPPESDQSQDDNNNNNPAGSSATLPSPVHEVCTPEETGTSPSQPTEKRTNLKKPNSERTGHGLRVKFNPLALLLDASLEGEFDLVQRIIYEVDNPSTPNDEGITPLHNAVCAGHHHIVKFLLDFGVNVNAADSDGWTPLHCAASCNSVHLCKLLVESGAAIFATTISDVETAADKCEEMEEGYIQCSQFLYGVQEKMGVMNKGAVFALWDFEAQSADELSFQEGDAITILRRKDDTETEWWWARLNDKEGYVPRNLLGLYPRIKPRQRSLA